GTGCTGTCGGTCAACGTTGTTTCCACGAAGCCCCTCGCCGAGCTGGACGGCGCCCGGGTGGCGCTCGGCTCCACCTCGCGGACCGGGGTGCTGCTGGCCCAGTTGCTGCTCGCCGAGAAGTACAACGTTCGTCCCGACTACTTCCGCTGCCCGCCGGACCTGACCCAGATGCTGCTGGAGGCCGACGCCGGGGTGCTGATCGGGGACGTGGCGCTGCGGGCGTTGTACGAGGCGCCGCAGCGGGGTCTCACGGTCACCGACCTCGGGCAGGCGTGGCGTGAGTGGACCGGGCTGCCGATGGTCTTCGCGGTCTGGGCGGTTCGCCGCGACTTCGCCGCCGCCCATCCGGGGCTGGTCAAGGAGGTGCACGAGGCGTTCCTGCGCTCGCGTGACCTCTGCCTGGCCGAGCTGGACCAGGTCGCTGAGGCGGCGGCCCGGTGGGAGACGTTCGACGCCGCGACGCTGGCCACGTACTTCCGGACCCTGGACTTCTCGCTGGGCGACCGGCAGGTCGCCGGGCTGCGGGAGTTCGCCCGCCGCGCCGCCGCGCACGGCGTGGTCCCGGAACTGCCGGCCGGTGGCCCGGAGTTCTTCGCCGGCTGAGCCTCAGGGCGCAGGCCGCCAGCCGGGACGGTCGACCGAGCCGGCTGGCGGTCCGGACGCCGGGCGGCGTCAGATGCTGGGAGGGCGGGTCAGACGTTGGGGCGGAGCAGTGCCTCGGTGATCTTCTCGCAGTTCTTCATGCCGTAGTCGTAGCCCATGTTGATCGGGTACTGGACCATCACGCCCATCGTCCAGGTGTCGCCGATGGCCAGGCAGTTGATGTGCATCTCCTGCTCCTTGGTCCGGTCGATCCACCCGTTCTTGATGGCGATCTGCTTCTGCTCGGCGGCCGGGAACGCCTTGCGGATGCCGAAGTCACCGGCGCCGCGGACCAGCTTCATCTCGTTGAGCAGCCACTTGGTCCATTCCGGCCCGGCGGCGGTGCCGGTGGCGATGCAGTTGCCCAGTCGGGCGGTGTCCCGGGGGGAGAGCGCCGTCCGGCTCCAGCCGCCGTCGGGGGCGACACTGCTGTCGGTCAGCTTGCACATGGAGAGCAGTCGCCGGATCGAGGCGTCGCGGCCGACCGAGTTGTAGAACTGCTCGGCCCTGGTGTTGTCGCTGTCCCGGATGATCCGCGTGGCGTCGGCGAGCTTCGCGTCGCTCGGCGTCTGCCCGGCGTCGTCGGCGCGACGCAGGTAGTCGGCGACGATCCAGGCCTTGATCATCGAGGCGGTGGTGCTGGTCTCGTTCATGTTCTTCGAGCCGATGATCTTTCCGGTGCGGCGGTCGAGCACGCTCCAGGAATACCAGCCCTCGATGTCCAGCTTGAGGTCCTTGGCCTGGAACGGCAGCGGCTCCAGCGACGGGCTGGGGCTCGGTTCCGGGGCCGGCTGGCGGGCGCTGCGGTCGGAGGGAGTGCCGGTGGACCGGTCACTGGTCGTCGTGCCGGAGTCGCCCCAGCGGGCGGCGGAGGTCGACTCGAACGGCGACCCCGGTAGCAGCCGAAGCGAAACCAGCACCAGCCCGATCAGGACGACCGCGATCGCGACCAGCCGCAGCGGGGAGGCATCACCGCCGCGTCGCCGGTCCGCCCGACGGTTGCCGGCCATCAGAGCTTTCCGACCGGCTGCTGCGGCACCTTGAGCGCGGCGCCGGGCTGCGGGGTGACGAGTTGAGTGGCCACGCTGGCGCAGACCTGAGCGCCGTAGTCCAGCCCGTTCTTGATGGGGTAACGCAGCATCACCGCGAGGCTCCACTTGTCGTTGACGGCGAGGCAGTTCACGTGCCAGTTGCCGTCGTAGTAGAGCTGCGTCCAGCCGTTCTTGATGCTGACCGGGCCCTGGGCGGTGATCGACTTCGGCAGGCCGTTGATGATCCCCCAGCGACCGCCGCCGGACTTGAGCTTCTGGTCCTTGGCCGCGGTGGTGCCCTGAACCTTGCTCATCTCGCTGAGCACCCACTTGGTCCACTTCGGGCCGGCCGCCTTGCCGTCGGCGATGCAGTCGCCGAGCCGGACGGCGTCCCGGGGGGACATCCGGGTGAAGCTCCAGTAGCCCTCGTACTTGGCCACGTTGCCGCGCTTGGTGTCGGTCAGACCGCAGATGCTGATCGCCCGCTTGATCACTGGCCCCGGCTGGCCGCCCGCCGGCACGGAGTACGAGCCGCCGGCGGCCTTGTAGACCATGTTGGCCGCGTCGTCGTTGCTGTCCCGGATGGCGGAGCTGGCGGCTTTCTTGAGCGCCGCGGTCGGCTCCTTGTCGCCGAGTTGGCGCAGGTAGTCGGAGACGATCCACGCCTTGATCATCGACTCGGTCGAGCTGGTCGCGGTCATGTTCGGCGACCCGGAGATCTTGCCCGTCTCCCGGTCCAGCAGGGCCCACGAGTAGAAGTCGCCCTTGAAGTTCACCGATACCGGGCCAGCCGCCAGCGTGGGCAGTGGTGGTGGGGTGGGTGAGGGCGCGGCGACACTCCCGCCGCCACCGCCGCCTGCGCTGCCGTCGTTGCCAGCGAGCCGCGCGTACGCAGCGGGAACCAGCAGAACGCCACCGAGCAGGACCGCCACGACGGCGAGCACCATGGTCACGCGAGATCGCATGAGTTGGGTGAGCTCCAGATGTCAGGGCCGGGGGGACCGGCTTGTTTCCCGGGATGACCGGTGCGATCGCCGAGGCCGGGGGAGGTGGCCTCTGTGGAGACAACGATTCTGGGCAGCCGATCGTGTGACCGGCAGAAGTCTACTTCCGGACCGGCCGACCACCAGAGTTCGACGCCTGCCAACATGCAATAAAGGCGGGATATCGAGACGGTATGCGTCTTCTAGGAGGATTCATCTTCGTCCAGTGAGCCAAGTCATAGCCGGGCCGATTGCGCTGCGTGCGGGAATACCGCCCATCCGTGACCGAACGTGACTCGGGTTTCCTGTTACACCCCCTAGTGCATCGAGGCGCAAGCTGTAACACTTGTCCTCATGTATGGCAACGACTTCTCCGCCCCGGACGACGCAACCGGCGGCGGCCTGCTCGGCGAGGTCGAGGCGGCCGAGGCGGAGCTGCGCGCCGCCGCCGCCCGTCAGCGGCGCGGCGGCCCCGCTCCGGACGAGGACCTGGCGGCGTACTTCGCCGAGGTGGTCGGCGCGGAGCAGAAGATCGAGCCACGGGACTGGATGCCGGAGGCGTACCGCAAGACGCTGATCCGGCAGATCGCCCAGCACGCCCACTCCGAGATCATCGGCATGCAGCCGGAGGGAAACTGGATCAGCCGGGCGCCGTCGCTCAAGCGCAAGGCGATCCTGCTGGCCAAGGTGCAGGACGAGGCGGGCCACGGTCTCTACCTCTACGCCGCCGCCGAGACCCTCGGCATCAGCCGTGACGAGCTGGTCCGGCTGCTGCTCGACGGGCGGCAGAAGTACAGCTCGATCTTCAACTACCCCACCCTCTCCTGGGCTGACATGGGCGCGATCGGCTGGCTGGTGGACGGCGCGGCGATCGTCAACCAGGTGCCCCTGTGCCGCTGCTCCTACGGCCCGTACGCCCGAGCGATGATCCGGGTCTGCAAGGAGGAGTCGTTCCACCAGCGCCAGGGCTACGAGATCCTGCACACCCTGGCGCACGGCACCCCCGCGCAGCAGGCGATGGCCCAGGACGCGGTGGACCGCTGGTGGTACCCGTCGCTGGCCATGTTCGGCCCGCCGGACGGCGACTCCACGCACTCCGCGAAGTCGATGGCCTGGAAGATCAAGCGCTTCTCGAACGACGATCTGCGCCAACGCTTCGTGGACATGTGCGTCCAGCAGGCGGAGATCCTCGGGTTGCGCATCCCCGATGACGACCTGCGCTGGAACGAGGAGCGGCAGGCGTACGACTACACCCAGCCGGACTACGACGAGCTGATGCGGGTGATCTCCGGCGACGGGCCGTGCAACCGGGAGCGGATGGCACACCGGAGGGCCGCGCACACCGACGGTGCGTGGGTGCGCGAGGCCGCCGCGGCGTACGCCGCCAAGCGGGCCGAGCAGAAGGAGAAGGTGGCGGCGTGAGCGAGCGAACCAGCATGGAGCAGACCCCGCTGTGGGAGGTCTTCGTGCGGGCCCGGCGCGGGCTGTCGCACACCCACGTCGGCAGCCTGCACGCCCCCGACGCCGAGCTGGCCCTGCGCAACGCCCGGGACCTCTACACCCGGCGGCAGGAGGGCGTGTCGATCTGGGTGGTGCCGGCCGGAGCGATCACGGCGTCCAGCCCGGACGAAAAGGACGCCTTCTTCGACCCGGCCGCCGACAAGGTCTACCGCCACCCCACCTTCTATGAGGTACCGGACGGGGTGGCTCACCTGTGAACGGTCCCGTCGAATTCACCCTCGCCCTCGCCCTCGGCGACGACGCGTTGGTCGCCGCGCAACGGCTGGCCGAGTGGACCACTCGCGCGCCGGAGATGGAAGAGGACGTCGCGCTGACCAACATCGCCCTCGACCAGCTCGGCGCGGCCCGCCTACTGCTGTCGTACGCGGGCGAGCTGGAGGGCGCCGGCCGGGACGAGGACGCGCTGGCGTACCTGCGCGACGACCGCGAGTTCCGCAACGCCCTGCTGGTCGAGCTGCCCAACGGCGACTTCGCGGTGACCATGGCGAAGCTGTTCTTCCTCGCGGCGTACCAACTGCCGCTGTACACCGCCCTGGCCGGGTGCCCGGACGAACGGCTGGCCGCGATCGGTGCGAAGGCCCGCAAGGAGTCGGCGTACCACCTGGACCACGGCGCACTGTGGGTGAAGCGTCTCGGCGACGGCACCGAGGAGTCGCACCGCCGGATGCAGGCGGCCGTCGACCAGGTC
The nucleotide sequence above comes from Micromonospora sp. NBC_00389. Encoded proteins:
- a CDS encoding menaquinone biosynthetic enzyme MqnA/MqnD family protein codes for the protein MAERIARPRVGHIQFLNCLPIYWGLMRSGALLDVDLQKDSPDRLSAALVAGDLDIGPITLVEYLKHTDELLLLPDLAVGSDGPVLSVNVVSTKPLAELDGARVALGSTSRTGVLLAQLLLAEKYNVRPDYFRCPPDLTQMLLEADAGVLIGDVALRALYEAPQRGLTVTDLGQAWREWTGLPMVFAVWAVRRDFAAAHPGLVKEVHEAFLRSRDLCLAELDQVAEAAARWETFDAATLATYFRTLDFSLGDRQVAGLREFARRAAAHGVVPELPAGGPEFFAG
- the paaB gene encoding 1,2-phenylacetyl-CoA epoxidase subunit PaaB — translated: MEQTPLWEVFVRARRGLSHTHVGSLHAPDAELALRNARDLYTRRQEGVSIWVVPAGAITASSPDEKDAFFDPAADKVYRHPTFYEVPDGVAHL
- the paaC gene encoding 1,2-phenylacetyl-CoA epoxidase subunit PaaC, which translates into the protein MNGPVEFTLALALGDDALVAAQRLAEWTTRAPEMEEDVALTNIALDQLGAARLLLSYAGELEGAGRDEDALAYLRDDREFRNALLVELPNGDFAVTMAKLFFLAAYQLPLYTALAGCPDERLAAIGAKARKESAYHLDHGALWVKRLGDGTEESHRRMQAAVDQVWPYTHELFAADPAAPVDPATLREAFDDTVGPVLAEATLTRPESRWAPAGGRTGVHTEHLAYLLAEMQVLHRAHPGATW
- the paaA gene encoding 1,2-phenylacetyl-CoA epoxidase subunit PaaA: MYGNDFSAPDDATGGGLLGEVEAAEAELRAAAARQRRGGPAPDEDLAAYFAEVVGAEQKIEPRDWMPEAYRKTLIRQIAQHAHSEIIGMQPEGNWISRAPSLKRKAILLAKVQDEAGHGLYLYAAAETLGISRDELVRLLLDGRQKYSSIFNYPTLSWADMGAIGWLVDGAAIVNQVPLCRCSYGPYARAMIRVCKEESFHQRQGYEILHTLAHGTPAQQAMAQDAVDRWWYPSLAMFGPPDGDSTHSAKSMAWKIKRFSNDDLRQRFVDMCVQQAEILGLRIPDDDLRWNEERQAYDYTQPDYDELMRVISGDGPCNRERMAHRRAAHTDGAWVREAAAAYAAKRAEQKEKVAA